The window AACTCCGTGGCGGTGTCGCCAGGATAGGAGAACTGCGCGGCGGGAAGGTCCACCGCGATGCAGTGCTCGGCATCGACGATCACGGGAGGGCAGTCGTTGAGATCGTAGTAATAGTAGAGCGTCAGCAGGTAGGGCACCCAGGTGATCGTGGCCGTGTGCCCGATGTGCCCGAAGGGATTGGGCTGCGAGACCCAGAGCCCCCCACCGCCCTCGACGTAGGACAGGTAGTCGGCCGCGAGGCTGTTGGTCATGTCGTAGTTCACGCTGTTGCCGTGGCTCTCCGGCAGGATGACGAGCGCGTAGCTGGAGAGCACGTCGAGGCCCGAGTCGCGCGGGATCGCCGTCAAGGCGCGATCGGCATTCGTGAGCGCTGCCGCATCGAGTGCGCGGCCGGGGACGGAGGCCACGAGGGCCAGCGTGACGAGCAGGGCGATACGTGTACTGCGGGGCATGGCGCGTTCTCCCTTCCCAGGGTGGGGTTCCTGCCGGCGAACCACGCTTGCGCCCCGCCGCACTTCATCGATCCCCATTGTGCCAGATATCAGTACTGAATGCACCTGACGCGAAAAACCCCTCCGCAACGTGTTGCGAAGGGGCTTCTTATCGGGTGGGCGATACTGGGATCGAACCAGTGACCTCATGCGTGTGAAGCATGCGCTCTCCCATCTGAGCTAACCGCCCGATGGTGGACCGCAGGAGGATCGAACTCCTGACCTCTGCATTGCGAACGCAGCGCTCTACCAGCTGAGCTAGCGGCCCAAGGCGGGCCCAATGTAGCCGAAGGCGAAAGCAAAAACAAGCCCCCGAACGCGTTTGCGTCCGGGGGCGGGTTCGTGACGGGAGATCTCGCTCAGGGCGGGGCCACGGAGCGGGACCCTCCCGCCGCAATCGTCTAGCGGACCTGGATCTCGCGGCCGGCCACCGACTCGGCCTTGCCGATGCTCACGACCAGCAGACCGTTCTTGAACTCGGCCTCGATCCTGTCGGCGTCGGCCTCCTTGGGCAGGCGGAAGCTGCGCTGGAAGCGGCCATAGAGGCGCTCCACGCGGCGGAACCGGCGGCCGCTCTCCTCCTGCTCGGTCTTGCGCTCGCCGCTCACGGTGAGCAGGCCGTCCTCCACCTTGAGGCTGATGTCACCCTTCTCCAGGCCGGGCAACTCCACGTGGATCTCGAACTGCTTGTCGGTCTCGGCGATGTCCACGCGCGGGCTCCAGAGGGTGGCCGGGGCGCAGTCGCCGTCGACGCAGGGCCGGGCGCCCATGAACTCGCTCCAGAAGCGGTCGAAGTCGTTCATGGCGGTGTGCTGGGGCTTCCACTTGATGAGAGTCATCTCTGCTCCTCCTGATTCGGCTCGAGTCTCTAGGGCTCGGGGCTCGGGGGTTTCACATGCTCGACCTCGCTACAGCAACCGCCTTGCCAAGTCCGTGCAGAACCTATATGTGAACTCATTACAACAGCTTACGAAACGTTCACGTGAACATCGCCGCGCCCGCCCCGCGAGCGACTGCCATCATGGCGTGCCACCAGGCTGCCACATCGGCGCGATTCTGTCGCGGCGGCAGCGCCCGTGGCAGACCGCGGCGCCGGGGCGGCACGCTGACGCTTGTGGACCGACGCCTCCGGGATTACCCTGCATCCATCTCCAGCCGCAGGGGGTCGCCATGCCGACTCGGACCACGCCCGGCCTCTCGCGCCGCGGCCGCTCGCTGCCCGCCAGCCCCATCCGCCGCCTGGTGCCCTACGCCGACCGGGCCAAGGCCGCAGGCGCGTCGATCTACCATCTGAACATCGGGCAGCCGGACATCCCCACGCCCAAGGAGATGATCCAGGCCTACCGCAACTACGACGCGACCGTCCTCGCCTACGGGCCCAGCCCGGGCCTGCCCGAGTTCCGTCAGGCGGTGGCCAGCTACTGGAAGCGCTGGCAGGTGGAGATCGGCCCCGAGCAGGTGATCGCCACCACCGGCGGCAGCGAGGCGATCCTCTTCGCGCTGCTGGCCCTCTGCGATCCTGGCGACGAGGTGCTCGTCCCCGAGCCCTTCTACACCAACTACCTCGGCTTCGCGGCGGCGGCGGCCGTGAGCGTGGTGCCCGTGCCCGCGAGCGTCGACGACGGCTTCCGCCTGCCCGCGAGCGCCGAGTTCGAGCGACGCATCACGCCGCGCACGAAGGCGATCCTCTTCAGCAACCCGGGC of the Candidatus Latescibacterota bacterium genome contains:
- a CDS encoding Hsp20/alpha crystallin family protein, translated to MTLIKWKPQHTAMNDFDRFWSEFMGARPCVDGDCAPATLWSPRVDIAETDKQFEIHVELPGLEKGDISLKVEDGLLTVSGERKTEQEESGRRFRRVERLYGRFQRSFRLPKEADADRIEAEFKNGLLVVSIGKAESVAGREIQVR